The following proteins come from a genomic window of Castor canadensis chromosome 17, mCasCan1.hap1v2, whole genome shotgun sequence:
- the Tmie gene encoding transmembrane inner ear expressed protein, with protein MMPARPLLARARRHPPPATATKRPLSAPGFPRPPAQRAALRAKMAGQRRGAGRLWALGGAALGACLAGVATQLVEPSTAPPKPKPPPLTKETVVFWDMRLWHVVGIFSLFALCIIITLCCVFNCRVPRTRKEIEARYLQRKAAKMYTDKLETVPPLNELTEIPGEDKKKKKKDSVDTVAIKVEEDEKNEAKKKKGEK; from the exons ATGATGCCCGCTCGCCCGCTCTTGGCCAGAGCTCGCCGCCACCCACCACCTGCCACGGCCACCAAGCGCCCGCTGTCCGCCCCAGGGTTCCCACGACCTCCAGCGCAACGCGCAGCGTTGCGGGCGAAGATGGCCGGGCAGCGGCGAGGCGCGGGGCGGCTCTGGGCGCTGGGCGGCGCCGCGCTGGGGGCTTGCCTCGCGGGGGTCGCCACGCAGCTGGTGGAG CCCAGCACAGCCCCGCCCAAGCCCAAGCCGCCCCCGCTGACCAAGGAGACAGTAGTATTCTGGGATATGCGCCTGTGGCACGTGGTGGGGATCTTCTCACTCTTCGCGCTGTGCATCA TCATCACTCTGTGCTGTGTCTTCAACTGCCGTGTGCCACGGACCCGGAAAGAGATCGAGGCCCGGTACCTGCAGCGAAAAGCAGCTAAGATGTACACAGACAAGCTAGAAACTGTGCCGCCCCTTAATGAGCTCACAGAAATCCCTGGAG aggacaagaagaagaagaagaaggacagTGTAGACACGGTGGCCATCAAGGTAGAGGAGGATGAAAAGAACGAggccaagaagaagaaaggagagaaatga